From the genome of Vigna angularis cultivar LongXiaoDou No.4 chromosome 11, ASM1680809v1, whole genome shotgun sequence, one region includes:
- the LOC108333960 gene encoding ubiquitin-conjugating enzyme E2 35, with protein MANSNLPRRIIKETQRLLSEPAPGISASPSEDNMRYFNVMILGPTQSPYEGGVFKLELFLPEEYPMAAPKVRFLTKIYHPNIDKLGRICLDILKDKWSPALQIRTVLLSIQALLSAPNPDDPLSENIAKHWKSNEAEAVETAKEWTRLYAIGA; from the exons ATGGCCAACAGTAACCTTCCTCGAAGAATCATCAAG GAAACGCAGCGTTTGCTCAGTGAGCCAG CGCCTGGAATTAGTGCTTCCCCCTCCGAAGACAATATGCGATATTTCAATGTCATGATCCTTGGCCCTACTCAGTCGCCTTATGAAG GTGGAGTTTTTAAACTAGAATTATTTTTGCCAGAAGAATATCCGATGGCGGCTCCTAag GTTAGGTTTCTGACAAAAATATATCATCCAAACATTGATAAG CTTGGCAGGATATGTCTTGACATTCTGAAAGACAAATGGAGTCCTGCCCTTCAGATTCGCACTGTACTTTTGAG TATTCAAGCTCTTCTAAGTGCACCAAACCCGGATGACCCTCTTTCTGAGAACATTGCGAAGCATTGGAAATCTAACGAGGCTGAGGCTGTGGAAACAG CCAAGGAATGGACTCGATTATATGCCATTGGCGCCTAA
- the LOC108334196 gene encoding TPR repeat-containing thioredoxin TTL1: MSHSSGLDDFADRFRHALSCNNDAGNINKPDFRELDLGSPVSPLRTTRAPAASTSSSSSGSFSGRTGTNQVPRKPESSLTNSNTNNSSSSNHNNNNSGELSGSSENSPTARGFKPGHTRSDSGSTPAPLIYSGQTATSPALNVLPTGNICPSGKILKTGMGMVANRSSRSDVLGSGMGNYGHGSIMRGGGKAEPVSSRGGGGNEAVKRGGHVQGVDPEELKRLGNECYKRGNFADALSLYDRAIAMSPASAAYRSNRAAALTGLGRLGEAVRECEEAVRLDPNYGRAHQRLASLFLRLGQVENARKHLCYPGMQPDPSEMQRLQVVEKHISKCGDVRRIGDWKSVLREVDAAVAAGADSSPQLFMCRAEAFLKLHQIDDAETVLSHIPKSELHISSTSQTRFFGMLSEAYFYFVRAQIEMALGRFENAVTAAEKASQIDPRSVEVAVLLNNVRMVARARVRGNDLFKSERYTEACSAYGEGLRLDPSNSVLYCNRAACWFKLGQWERSIEDSNQALHIQPNYTKALLRRAASNNKLERWEEAVKDYEVLRRELPNDNEVAESLFHAQVALKKSRGEEVYNLKFGGEVEEVSGLEQFRAAISLPGVCLVHFEVASNSQCKQISPFVDTLCGRYPSINFLKVDIEESRAVATAENVRIVPTFKIYKNGSRVKEIVCPSREMLEHSVRHYSF; this comes from the exons ATGTCGCATTCCTCCGGCTTGGACGACTTCGCGGATCGATTCCGCCATGCGCTCAGCTGCAACAACGATGCCGGCAACATTAACAAGCCTGACTTCCGAGAACTCGATCTGGGCTCCCCGGTGTCGCCATTGCGCACCACGCGCGCACCCGCGGCGAGTACCAGCTCAAGCTCGTCTGGGTCCTTCTCGGGTCGAACAGGAACCAACCAGGTTCCCCGAAAGCCTGAATCTTCGCTCACCAATAGTAACACTAACAACAGCAGTAGTagcaaccacaacaacaacaactccGGCGAGCTTTCTGGTTCGAGTGAGAACAGTCCCACCGCCCGTGGTTTCAAACCGGGTCATACGAGATCCGACTCTGGATCCACGCCAGCGCCGCTGATATACTCCGGCCAGACTGCTACTTCGCCGGCGCTGAATGTTCTCCCCACTGGGAACATCTGCCCCTCCGGGAAGATCTTGAAGACTGGGATGGGGATGGTGGCGAATCGGAGTAGTAGAAGCGATGTTTTGGGGTCCGGCATGGGGAACTACGGCCACGGGAGCATAATGCGCGGCGGCGGGAAGGCGGAGCCGGTTAGCTCACGCGGCGGTGGCGGCAATGAGGCAGTGAAGAGAGGTGGGCACGTGCAGGGTGTGGATCCGGAGGAGTTGAAGAGATTGGGGAATGAGTGTTATAAAAGAGGGAACTTTGCTGATGCGTTGAGTCTTTACGATCGCGCTATTGCGATGTCGCCGGCTAGTGCCGCTTACCGGAGCAACCGCGCGGCGGCGCTGACAGGGCTGGGACGTCTGGGTGAGGCCGTGAGGGAATGCGAGGAGGCTGTGAGATTGGATCCTAATTATGGAAGGGCTCATCAGCGTTTGGCTTCTCTATTCCTCAG GTTAGGACAGGTCGAGAATGCTAGGAAGCACCTTTGCTACCCTGGGATGCAGCCAGATCCGTCTGAGATGCAGAGGTTGCAAGTGGTGGAAAAGCATATAAGCAAATGCGGGGATGTGAGGAGGATAGGGGATTGGAAGAGTGTTCTGAGGGAGGTGGATGCTGCTGTTGCTGCTGGAGCGGATTCTTCTCCTCAG CTCTTTATGTGTAGAGCAGAAGCGTTTTTGAAGCTCCACCAGATTGATGATGCAGAAACAGTTTTGTCCCATATACCGAAATCAGAGTTGCACATCAGTTCCACTTCTCAGACAAGATTTTTCGGGATGCTTTCTGAGGCGTATTTCTATTTTGTGAGAGCACAGATTGAGATGGCATTGGGAAG GTTCGAGAACGCCGTTACAGCTGCTGAGAAAGCCAGTCAGATTGATCCACGGAGTGTTGAAGTTGCTGTTTTGCTGAACAATGTGAGGATGGTGGCAAGGGCTCGAGTGCGTGGCAATGATCTCTTTAAATCTGAAAGGTACACCGAAGCTTGCTCGGCGTACGGAGAAGGTCTGAGACTGGACCCTTCCAATTCTGTGCTATATTGCAACAGAGCAGCTTGTTGGTTTAAGCTTGGCCAGTGGGAAAGATCAATTGAAGACTCCAACCAAGCTTTGCACATCCAACCAAATTACACCAAGGCCCTTCTTCGAAGGGCTGCATCAAACAACAAG CTAGAACGGTGGGAGGAAGCCGTCAAAGATTATGAGGTCTTGAGGAGAGAACTTCCAAACGATAACGAAGTTGCTGAATCTCTTTTCCATGCACAAGTTGCCCTGAAGAAATCACGTGGGGAAGAagtatataatctaaaatttggtggcgaagtggaagaagtatcAGGTCTGGAGCAGTTTAGAGCTGCAATATCTTTACCAG GTGTATGTCTTGTCCATTTTGAAGTTGCATCTAACTCGCAATGCAAACAGATATCACCGTTTGTCGATACACTATGCGGTCGATATCCATCCATTAACTTCCTCAAG GTGGACATTGAAGAAAGCCGAGCAGTTGCAACTGCGGAGAACGTTAGAATTGTACCAACCTTCAAGATATACAAAAATGGGAGCCGAGTGAAGGAAATCGTTTGCCCAAGTCGTGAGATGTTGGAACACTCGGTGAGGCATTACAGCTTTTAG